In a single window of the Arthrobacter sp. StoSoilA2 genome:
- a CDS encoding triose-phosphate isomerase family protein, with product MYMGYEQSLAWLEQLLAEVDARPALAAGRVVPFVIPSFPVLPAASAMLQGSTMVLGAQNCGWSDGPWTGEVSPSMLAELGVGLVEIGHAERRRHFAEDDAMVALKVRAAVDAGLTPLLCVGESVVDEPGTAAEAVFRQVKAAVSGDWSVASQLVIAYEPVWAIGAAEPASAAYVSQVVAELRVLLAAHGVEQMPIIYGGSAKPGLLPQLEGVSGLFLGRFAHDATNFGRVLDEALSLPN from the coding sequence ATGTACATGGGCTACGAGCAGAGTTTGGCGTGGCTGGAGCAGTTGCTGGCAGAAGTGGACGCCCGTCCGGCCCTTGCGGCCGGGCGGGTGGTCCCGTTTGTGATCCCTTCATTTCCGGTGCTGCCCGCAGCGTCCGCGATGCTTCAGGGTTCGACAATGGTCCTTGGGGCCCAGAACTGTGGTTGGTCGGACGGGCCGTGGACTGGCGAAGTCTCCCCGTCGATGCTTGCCGAGCTTGGTGTCGGACTGGTGGAGATCGGCCATGCGGAACGGCGCCGCCACTTTGCCGAAGACGATGCCATGGTGGCCCTGAAGGTTCGTGCCGCCGTCGACGCTGGCCTGACGCCATTGCTGTGCGTCGGGGAGAGCGTGGTAGATGAACCTGGAACTGCCGCCGAGGCCGTGTTCAGGCAGGTTAAGGCAGCCGTGTCCGGGGACTGGTCCGTCGCATCCCAATTAGTGATCGCCTACGAACCCGTGTGGGCGATCGGTGCTGCAGAGCCGGCGTCGGCTGCCTACGTTTCCCAGGTTGTGGCTGAGCTGCGGGTATTGCTCGCTGCCCACGGGGTGGAGCAGATGCCCATCATCTACGGTGGCTCGGCGAAGCCGGGTCTCCTGCCGCAGCTGGAAGGGGTTTCCGGGCTCTTCCTGGGCCGCTTCGCGCACGACGCCACCAACTTCGGCCGTGTGCTGGATGAGGCCCTCTCCCTGCCCAACTGA